Proteins from a genomic interval of Streptomyces sp. NBC_01445:
- a CDS encoding HIT family protein, translating into MAPSHVTPNRRPARDCPFCHIAAGTGPARLVVDGPDVIAFLPLRPVHPGHVLVVPRHHLEDIWELDEETATAVTRTVLRVAHAVRAVFRPDGLNVIQSSGAAATQTVPHLHVHVVPRFANDRMGAIWPAPADGSPVALDDAASRLSKALEEDDQGDELGQGEAAVEERDRQGTRGP; encoded by the coding sequence ATGGCCCCATCACACGTGACACCGAACCGAAGACCGGCGCGCGACTGCCCGTTCTGCCACATCGCCGCGGGTACAGGACCGGCCCGCCTGGTCGTCGACGGCCCGGACGTCATCGCCTTCCTGCCGCTGCGCCCGGTCCATCCGGGCCATGTCCTCGTCGTGCCGCGGCACCACCTGGAGGACATCTGGGAGCTGGACGAGGAGACGGCAACGGCCGTGACCCGTACGGTACTTCGGGTCGCGCACGCCGTGCGTGCGGTGTTCCGTCCCGACGGGCTCAACGTCATCCAGTCGTCGGGGGCCGCCGCGACCCAGACGGTGCCGCACCTGCACGTCCATGTGGTCCCGCGGTTCGCGAACGACCGGATGGGCGCCATCTGGCCCGCCCCCGCCGACGGGTCACCCGTCGCCCTGGACGACGCGGCGAGCCGGCTGTCCAAGGCCCTAGAAGAGGACGACCAGGGCGATGAGTTGGGCCAGGGCGAGGCCGCCGTAGAAGAGCGCGACCGTCAGGGAACCCGCGGCCCGTAG
- a CDS encoding NAD(P)/FAD-dependent oxidoreductase, translating into MKRGAHEGSARTLAVIGAGPAGLAAALAAAVRGSRVTLIDAGAQAGGQFYRQPAEELGARRPQALHHQWRTWERLRDGLAAQIATGRITHLTDHHVWCVERLDETSGFLVHTLHGPAQEEPSVVRADAVILATGAYEKVLPFPGWTLPGVITAGGAQAMLKGGLVLQGRTAVVAGTGPLLLPVAAGLAAAGAEVAALVESAGAKSVARHARTLSAHPDKLVEGAGYVAELMRRRVRLKARHTVVEAHGDGTLEAVTIAALDREGRVAPGSEQVVRCDTLAVGHGLLPHTDLAETLGCRLEGPAVAVDDEQRTDIHAVWAAGEATGVGGAALSLAEGHIAGCSAAARLAGRPRAWEAAAKSRARSREFIASLDAVFAPRAHWAEQVTDDTVVCRCEEVPASAIREAVGELGATDARTVKLLTRAGMGWCQGRVCGPAVAGLAGCELQPTKRPFARPVPLGVLARAGEDLPDE; encoded by the coding sequence ATGAAGCGTGGCGCACATGAGGGCTCGGCGCGCACGCTCGCCGTGATCGGCGCCGGGCCCGCCGGGCTGGCCGCCGCACTCGCCGCGGCCGTCCGCGGGAGCCGCGTGACGCTGATCGACGCGGGCGCGCAGGCCGGCGGCCAGTTCTACCGCCAGCCCGCAGAGGAACTGGGGGCCCGCCGCCCGCAGGCGCTCCACCACCAGTGGCGGACCTGGGAGCGGCTGCGGGACGGCCTGGCCGCACAGATCGCGACGGGCCGCATCACCCACCTGACGGATCATCACGTGTGGTGCGTGGAACGGCTCGACGAGACATCCGGCTTCCTCGTCCACACGCTGCACGGTCCGGCCCAGGAGGAGCCGTCCGTGGTGCGTGCGGACGCCGTCATCCTGGCGACCGGCGCCTACGAGAAGGTGCTGCCTTTCCCGGGCTGGACCCTGCCGGGTGTGATCACCGCGGGCGGCGCGCAGGCCATGCTCAAGGGCGGACTCGTGCTCCAGGGGCGTACGGCCGTCGTGGCGGGCACCGGGCCCCTGCTGCTGCCGGTCGCCGCCGGACTGGCAGCGGCCGGTGCCGAGGTCGCCGCGCTGGTCGAGTCCGCCGGGGCGAAGAGCGTGGCCCGGCACGCGCGTACGCTGTCCGCCCACCCGGACAAGCTCGTCGAAGGGGCCGGGTACGTCGCCGAACTGATGCGCCGCCGGGTGCGGTTGAAGGCCAGGCACACCGTCGTGGAAGCGCATGGTGACGGCACGCTCGAAGCCGTCACCATCGCCGCGCTCGACCGCGAGGGGCGGGTGGCGCCGGGCTCCGAGCAGGTCGTCCGCTGCGACACCCTCGCCGTCGGCCACGGCCTGCTGCCGCACACCGACCTCGCCGAGACGCTCGGCTGCCGTCTCGAAGGCCCGGCCGTGGCCGTGGACGACGAGCAGCGCACCGACATCCACGCAGTGTGGGCCGCGGGCGAGGCCACCGGCGTGGGCGGCGCCGCCCTCTCGCTCGCCGAGGGCCATATCGCGGGGTGCTCCGCCGCGGCACGGCTCGCGGGGCGACCGCGGGCGTGGGAGGCCGCCGCCAAGTCCCGTGCGAGGAGCAGGGAGTTCATCGCCTCCCTCGACGCTGTCTTCGCGCCGCGTGCGCACTGGGCCGAGCAGGTCACCGACGACACCGTCGTGTGCCGCTGCGAGGAGGTGCCGGCCTCCGCGATCCGTGAGGCGGTCGGCGAGCTCGGGGCCACGGACGCGCGCACCGTGAAACTGCTGACCCGGGCCGGTATGGGATGGTGCCAGGGCCGCGTGTGCGGACCGGCCGTCGCCGGTCTTGCGGGATGTGAACTGCAGCCGACCAAAAGGCCGTTCGCCCGCCCCGTGCCGCTCGGAGTGCTCGCTCGGGCGGGGGAGGACCTGCCCGACGAGTGA
- a CDS encoding toll/interleukin-1 receptor domain-containing protein → MDPSAFFYTSCTRGDGWPALTRFHADLEYRLRAQEGYGISGALGAAMNPDTVPSSAITKAGVMIALYSPRYFLDRGCGLEWAVIQSRMRRRANIEGVQVPGCLIPVCWKPVAERLIPQEVRRSESFPGPGAFDWLREQGLEALVSSSVPGADERYYVFVEQLTKSILEAGRAGLAPLGADEARDTLPAFGSAQGATGASDPRLRVPEQPGPRHESVAGQPRSVAISYVGADQAWADWMDGVLSEEGHTVRLRRRRVGRETLSQAVERARDGADRVVVVFSRSYFDAGDTAPTDWEAAFTPPASDPSWLVAVQIDAAPRPVLVRGVKVLALEGSGPDQAERLREGLMDTAGTAPRDPAGGAR, encoded by the coding sequence GTGGATCCATCCGCTTTCTTCTACACGAGCTGCACCCGTGGCGACGGCTGGCCCGCGCTCACCCGTTTCCACGCCGATCTCGAGTACCGGCTGCGGGCGCAGGAGGGTTACGGCATCAGCGGCGCGCTCGGTGCGGCGATGAACCCCGACACGGTGCCGAGCAGCGCCATCACCAAGGCCGGCGTGATGATCGCGCTCTACTCGCCCAGGTATTTCCTGGACCGCGGCTGCGGCCTGGAGTGGGCCGTCATCCAGTCCCGGATGCGCCGCCGCGCGAACATCGAGGGCGTCCAGGTCCCGGGCTGTCTCATTCCGGTCTGCTGGAAACCCGTGGCCGAGCGTCTGATCCCGCAGGAGGTGCGCCGCTCCGAGTCGTTCCCCGGGCCCGGCGCCTTCGACTGGCTCAGGGAGCAGGGCCTGGAGGCCCTGGTGTCGTCGTCGGTCCCGGGCGCGGACGAGCGGTACTACGTGTTCGTCGAGCAGCTGACGAAGAGCATCCTGGAGGCCGGGCGCGCCGGGCTGGCACCGCTCGGGGCCGACGAAGCGCGCGACACGCTCCCCGCGTTCGGCTCCGCGCAGGGCGCGACCGGCGCAAGCGACCCCCGCCTCAGGGTGCCCGAGCAGCCTGGCCCCCGGCACGAGAGCGTCGCCGGTCAGCCCCGCTCGGTCGCGATCAGCTACGTCGGCGCCGACCAGGCGTGGGCCGACTGGATGGACGGCGTGCTCAGCGAGGAGGGCCACACCGTGCGGCTGCGGCGCCGGCGGGTCGGCCGCGAGACCCTGTCGCAGGCGGTGGAGCGCGCGCGGGACGGCGCCGACCGGGTCGTGGTCGTCTTCTCCCGCAGCTACTTCGACGCCGGGGACACCGCCCCCACCGACTGGGAGGCCGCCTTCACCCCACCCGCCTCCGACCCGTCCTGGCTCGTCGCCGTACAGATCGACGCGGCGCCCCGGCCCGTTCTCGTACGCGGAGTCAAGGTCCTCGCTCTGGAGGGCTCCGGTCCCGACCAGGCCGAACGGCTCCGCGAAGGCCTCATGGACACGGCGGGTACGGCGCCCCGCGACCCGGCGGGGGGAGCGCGTTGA
- a CDS encoding acyl-CoA dehydrogenase, which yields MASLLLSRRDLEFLLYEWLDVCALTSRERYADHSRETFDAALELSEQIATRHFAPHNKKNDAQEPTFDGERVHIIPEVKEALRVFGESGLIASTMDHEVGGGQLPSVVADACFAWFQAANVGTAAYPFLTIGNANLVLAHGSKEQIDTFVRPMVEGRFLGTMCLSEPQAGSSLADVRTRAERQEDGTYRLFGNKMWISGGEHELSENIVHLVLARNPDGPAGVKGLSLFIVPKVLVHGDGSPGERNDVVLAGLNHKMGYRGTTNTLLNFGEGAHRPGGAPGAVGYLVGEENRGLSYMFHMMNEARIGVGLGATALGYTGYLHALDYARTRPQGRPLAGKDPAAPQVPILAHADVRRMLLAQKAYVEGALALTLYCGRLLDEQHTGATPEARAQARLLLDVLTPIAKSWPSQWCLEANSLAIQVHGGYGYTREYNVEQFYRDNRLNPIHEGTHGIHGLDLLGRKVVMDGGAGLRLLVERVTATAARAAEAGGEAAEYGARLDAAVLRAVAVTQRLWSTGDPETALANASVYLEAVGHVVVAWIWLEQLLAAASGTEAVHEGKRGACRYFFRHELPKTDAQFNLLESLDRTAVDLAEDAF from the coding sequence ATGGCATCCCTGCTGCTGTCCCGCCGCGATCTCGAGTTCCTGCTGTACGAGTGGCTCGACGTCTGCGCGCTCACGTCCCGGGAGCGGTACGCGGACCACTCCCGCGAGACCTTCGACGCGGCGCTCGAGCTGAGCGAGCAGATCGCGACGCGGCACTTCGCCCCGCACAACAAGAAGAACGACGCGCAGGAGCCCACCTTCGACGGGGAGCGGGTGCACATCATCCCCGAGGTGAAGGAGGCGCTCCGGGTCTTCGGGGAGTCGGGGCTCATCGCGAGCACCATGGACCACGAGGTGGGCGGCGGGCAGCTGCCGTCGGTGGTCGCCGACGCGTGCTTCGCCTGGTTCCAGGCCGCGAACGTCGGCACGGCCGCGTACCCGTTCCTCACGATCGGCAACGCCAACCTCGTCCTCGCGCACGGCTCGAAGGAGCAGATCGACACCTTCGTACGCCCCATGGTGGAGGGCCGCTTCCTGGGCACGATGTGCCTCTCGGAGCCGCAGGCGGGATCGTCGCTCGCCGATGTGCGTACGCGGGCCGAGCGGCAGGAGGACGGGACGTACCGCCTCTTCGGGAACAAGATGTGGATCTCCGGTGGCGAGCACGAGCTGTCGGAGAACATCGTGCACCTCGTGCTCGCCAGGAACCCCGACGGGCCGGCCGGCGTGAAAGGCCTGTCGCTGTTCATCGTCCCCAAGGTCCTTGTACACGGCGACGGTTCGCCGGGTGAACGCAACGACGTGGTCCTTGCGGGCCTCAACCACAAGATGGGCTACCGGGGCACGACGAACACCCTCCTCAACTTCGGTGAGGGCGCCCACCGGCCGGGCGGCGCGCCGGGCGCCGTCGGGTATCTCGTCGGTGAGGAGAACCGCGGGCTCTCCTACATGTTCCACATGATGAACGAGGCCCGGATCGGCGTCGGCCTGGGCGCCACCGCCCTCGGCTACACCGGCTATCTGCATGCTCTCGACTACGCCCGCACACGCCCGCAGGGCCGTCCTCTCGCGGGCAAGGACCCGGCCGCGCCGCAGGTCCCGATCCTCGCGCACGCCGACGTCCGCAGGATGCTCCTGGCCCAGAAGGCGTACGTGGAGGGGGCGTTGGCGCTCACCCTGTACTGCGGCCGCCTGCTCGACGAGCAGCACACCGGCGCCACGCCCGAGGCCCGCGCGCAGGCCCGGCTGCTGCTCGACGTGCTCACCCCGATCGCGAAGAGCTGGCCCTCGCAGTGGTGCCTGGAGGCCAACAGCCTCGCGATCCAGGTCCACGGGGGCTACGGCTACACACGCGAGTACAACGTCGAGCAGTTCTACCGCGACAACCGTCTCAACCCCATCCACGAGGGCACGCACGGCATCCACGGTCTCGACCTGCTCGGCCGCAAGGTCGTCATGGACGGCGGGGCCGGGCTCCGCCTCCTCGTGGAGCGCGTCACCGCGACGGCCGCCCGCGCGGCCGAAGCGGGCGGAGAAGCTGCCGAGTACGGCGCCCGGCTCGACGCCGCCGTACTCCGTGCGGTCGCCGTGACCCAGCGCCTGTGGTCGACCGGCGACCCGGAGACCGCCCTGGCCAACGCGAGCGTCTACCTCGAAGCCGTCGGGCACGTCGTCGTCGCCTGGATATGGCTGGAGCAGCTGCTGGCCGCGGCCTCCGGCACGGAGGCCGTCCACGAGGGCAAGCGCGGCGCGTGCCGCTACTTCTTCCGGCATGAACTGCCCAAGACAGATGCGCAGTTCAACCTTCTGGAGTCCCTGGACCGGACGGCTGTCGATCTCGCGGAGGACGCGTTCTGA
- a CDS encoding GntR family transcriptional regulator produces the protein MADRRSAPSAAPALPSLGGTRSSYRERVADALRAALIAGELRAGEVYSAPTLAVRFGVSATPVREAMLDLAKEGLVDAVPNKGFRVTAVSEKQLDEYKHIRSLIEIPTTAELAITADLAALEALRPVAREIVDAAVAGDLIAYVEADIRFHLGLLALSGNEHLVEVVGDLRKRSRLYGLNALVEAGRLEASAEEHLEILDALVARDEEAVRAVMTRHLGHVRGLWAQ, from the coding sequence ATGGCCGACCGGCGCAGCGCCCCGTCCGCCGCTCCCGCCCTGCCCAGCCTCGGCGGGACGCGCAGCAGCTACCGCGAGCGGGTCGCCGACGCACTGCGCGCCGCGCTGATCGCCGGTGAGCTGCGGGCGGGCGAGGTGTATTCGGCGCCGACCCTCGCCGTCCGCTTCGGGGTGTCCGCGACACCGGTGCGCGAGGCCATGCTCGACCTCGCGAAAGAGGGCCTCGTCGACGCGGTGCCGAACAAGGGCTTCCGGGTCACGGCCGTCTCCGAGAAGCAGCTCGACGAGTACAAGCACATCCGCTCACTGATCGAGATCCCGACCACGGCGGAACTCGCCATCACCGCCGACCTCGCGGCACTGGAGGCGCTGCGCCCGGTTGCGCGGGAGATCGTCGACGCGGCGGTGGCCGGCGACCTCATCGCGTACGTCGAGGCGGACATCCGCTTCCACCTGGGGCTGCTCGCCCTCTCCGGCAACGAGCACCTGGTCGAGGTGGTCGGCGACCTGCGCAAGCGTTCCCGTCTCTACGGGCTGAACGCACTGGTCGAGGCGGGCCGTCTGGAGGCGTCGGCCGAGGAGCACCTGGAGATCCTCGACGCCCTGGTCGCCCGTGACGAGGAGGCGGTGCGCGCCGTGATGACCCGCCACCTCGGGCACGTGCGAGGGCTCTGGGCGCAGTAG
- a CDS encoding DUF6629 family protein, protein MCWSATADLVAGTAIAAVGAVCVARTVRARRPRDLPLAALPLLLGAHQIVESVLWRSGGGTGPATLAWAVIALPVLALWVPAGVVCAAPRRARGRLLIPLAAGAVTAAGLAYALATRTVSAEIRGHTVGYALGLPHAGLLVAGYLLATVGSLLLSADRGLVLLGVLVAAGAAACVALWRWEFISTWCAFAAVCSVALLRWTGRSAGQPVRTRPPRDRQPSGPGTPEG, encoded by the coding sequence ATGTGCTGGAGCGCGACGGCCGATCTCGTGGCGGGCACCGCGATCGCCGCCGTGGGAGCCGTATGCGTCGCACGGACGGTCCGCGCGCGACGGCCCCGCGACCTGCCGCTCGCGGCGCTGCCGCTGCTGCTCGGCGCCCATCAGATCGTCGAGTCCGTCCTGTGGCGGTCCGGTGGCGGGACGGGTCCCGCCACCCTCGCCTGGGCCGTGATCGCGCTCCCGGTCCTGGCCCTGTGGGTGCCCGCCGGGGTGGTGTGCGCGGCGCCCCGGCGCGCCCGCGGGCGGCTGCTGATCCCGCTCGCGGCCGGGGCCGTGACCGCGGCGGGACTCGCGTACGCACTGGCGACCCGCACCGTGAGCGCCGAGATCCGCGGGCACACCGTCGGGTACGCCCTCGGCCTGCCGCACGCCGGGCTCCTGGTCGCCGGGTACCTCCTGGCCACGGTCGGCTCCCTGCTCCTGTCCGCCGACCGCGGCCTCGTACTGCTCGGTGTGCTGGTCGCGGCCGGCGCGGCGGCGTGTGTCGCGCTGTGGCGGTGGGAGTTCATCTCGACGTGGTGCGCGTTCGCGGCCGTCTGCTCCGTCGCCCTGCTCCGGTGGACGGGCCGCAGCGCCGGTCAGCCGGTCAGAACGCGTCCTCCGCGAGATCGACAGCCGTCCGGTCCAGGGACTCCAGAAGGTTGA
- a CDS encoding proline racemase family protein, protein MRSKLVLHAVDSHTEGMPTRVITGGIGTVPGATMNERRLYFREHRDDIKQLLMNEPRGHAAMSGAILQPPTRPDCDFGVIYIEVSGYLPMCGHGTIGVATVLVETGMVEVVEPVTTIRLDTPAGLVVAEVAVENGAAKSVTLRNVPSFSVGLDREITLADGRTVTYDLAYGGNFYAILPLDRFGLPFERERKDDILAAGLALMDAINAKDEPVHPEDPSIRGCHHVHLYAPGATARYSRHAMAIHPGWFDRSPCGTGTSARMAQLHARGELPLHTEFVNESFIGTQFTGRLLDTTDVAGTPAVLPSFTGRAWVTGTAQYLLDPDDPFPAGFVL, encoded by the coding sequence ATGCGCAGCAAACTCGTCCTGCACGCGGTCGACTCGCACACCGAGGGCATGCCGACACGGGTGATCACCGGCGGCATCGGTACCGTCCCCGGCGCCACGATGAACGAACGCCGCCTGTACTTCCGTGAGCACCGCGACGACATCAAGCAGCTCCTGATGAACGAGCCGCGCGGGCACGCCGCGATGAGCGGAGCGATCCTCCAGCCGCCGACCAGGCCCGACTGCGACTTCGGCGTCATCTACATCGAGGTCTCCGGCTACCTCCCGATGTGCGGGCACGGGACGATCGGCGTCGCCACCGTCCTCGTCGAGACGGGCATGGTCGAGGTCGTCGAACCGGTCACCACCATCCGCCTGGACACGCCCGCCGGGCTCGTCGTCGCCGAGGTCGCCGTGGAGAACGGTGCGGCGAAGTCCGTCACCCTGCGGAACGTGCCGTCGTTCTCCGTCGGCCTCGACCGCGAGATCACACTCGCCGACGGACGCACGGTCACGTACGACCTGGCCTACGGCGGCAACTTCTACGCGATCCTGCCGCTCGACCGGTTCGGCCTGCCCTTCGAGCGCGAACGCAAGGACGACATCCTCGCGGCGGGTCTCGCGCTGATGGACGCGATCAACGCGAAGGACGAGCCCGTACACCCCGAGGACCCGTCCATCCGCGGCTGCCATCACGTCCATCTGTACGCGCCCGGGGCGACCGCCCGGTACTCCCGGCACGCGATGGCGATCCACCCCGGCTGGTTCGACCGCTCACCCTGTGGCACGGGAACGAGCGCGCGCATGGCCCAGCTGCACGCGCGCGGCGAACTGCCGCTGCACACGGAGTTCGTGAACGAGTCGTTCATCGGCACCCAGTTCACCGGACGGCTGCTCGACACCACCGACGTGGCCGGGACCCCGGCGGTGCTGCCCAGCTTCACCGGCCGCGCGTGGGTGACCGGGACGGCTCAGTACCTGCTCGATCCGGACGACCCCTTTCCGGCGGGATTTGTGCTGTAG
- a CDS encoding (2Fe-2S)-binding protein: MTSKRTPLDLVRAEPGPAHTATFDGAQIAVLPGQTVAAALWSAGVTAWRTTRGTGEPRGVFCGIGVCFDCLVTVNGRPNQRACLVRAEPGDDIRTQHGTGHDDAAEGEGP; encoded by the coding sequence TTGACCAGCAAGCGCACACCACTGGATCTCGTCAGGGCAGAACCAGGACCCGCTCACACCGCCACGTTCGACGGCGCGCAGATCGCGGTGCTGCCCGGGCAGACCGTCGCCGCGGCGCTGTGGTCGGCGGGCGTCACCGCATGGCGCACCACGCGCGGCACGGGCGAGCCGCGGGGAGTCTTCTGCGGCATCGGCGTCTGCTTCGACTGCCTCGTGACCGTCAACGGCCGCCCCAACCAACGGGCTTGCCTCGTACGGGCAGAACCCGGCGACGACATCCGCACGCAGCACGGCACCGGGCACGACGACGCGGCGGAGGGGGAGGGGCCATGA
- a CDS encoding dihydrodipicolinate synthase family protein, with amino-acid sequence MTTSERSPWHGVLVATPLPLNDDLSVNYAKFAEHCAWLVENGCDGVVPNGSLGEYQVLTPEERAKVVETAVAAIGGQRVMPGVAAYGSAEAGRWAEQAKDAGCASVMLLPPNAYRADERSVLAHYEAVAAVGLPVVAYNNPIDTKVDLVPELLAKLHREGFVRGVKEFSGDVRRAYRIAELAPELDLLIGADDVLLELALAGAKGWIAGYPNMLPAASVELYRAAVSGDLATATSLYRQLHPLLRWDSRPEFVQAIKLSMDMIGRHGGPCRPPRMPLLPDQEKAVRTATEQAVAAGLV; translated from the coding sequence ATGACCACGTCCGAGCGCAGCCCCTGGCACGGCGTCCTCGTAGCCACGCCGCTCCCGCTGAACGACGACCTCTCCGTCAACTACGCCAAATTCGCCGAGCATTGTGCCTGGCTCGTCGAGAACGGCTGCGACGGAGTCGTGCCCAACGGCTCGCTCGGCGAGTACCAGGTGCTCACGCCGGAGGAGCGTGCCAAGGTCGTCGAGACGGCCGTCGCCGCGATCGGCGGGCAGCGCGTGATGCCCGGCGTCGCCGCCTACGGCTCCGCCGAGGCCGGCCGCTGGGCCGAGCAGGCCAAGGACGCCGGCTGCGCCTCCGTGATGCTGCTCCCGCCCAACGCCTACCGCGCCGACGAGCGTTCCGTCCTCGCCCACTACGAGGCGGTCGCCGCGGTGGGCCTCCCCGTCGTCGCGTACAACAACCCCATCGACACCAAGGTCGACCTGGTGCCGGAACTGCTCGCGAAGCTGCACCGCGAGGGGTTCGTCCGCGGGGTCAAGGAGTTCTCGGGAGACGTGCGGCGGGCGTACCGCATCGCCGAACTCGCCCCGGAACTCGACCTGTTGATCGGCGCGGACGACGTCCTGCTCGAACTGGCGCTGGCCGGCGCCAAGGGCTGGATCGCCGGGTACCCGAACATGCTGCCCGCCGCGTCCGTCGAGCTGTACCGCGCCGCCGTGTCGGGCGACCTCGCCACCGCGACCTCCCTCTACCGGCAGCTCCACCCGCTCCTGCGGTGGGACTCGCGGCCGGAGTTCGTCCAGGCCATCAAGCTGTCCATGGACATGATCGGCCGCCATGGAGGCCCCTGCCGCCCGCCGCGCATGCCGCTTCTGCCGGACCAGGAGAAGGCGGTGCGCACCGCCACCGAACAGGCGGTCGCCGCCGGTCTCGTCTGA
- a CDS encoding toll/interleukin-1 receptor domain-containing protein → MTGSRRSATDPPPISNLPVQATPFVGRDEEIAAVHDLFEDHRAVLLHDPTDRQHGYGKSEAAITYCHRYRMRYRVAWWFNCSHESDPHRLRQLIERGTDELHTRYREVLRVTDIPERPDDKWLLLYDNVADPDRIQDHFPAGDARILVTSRPPGGGWDEAARLPVGDLDPAEVASLFRQLAEIRQPVAEDLARAFAGHPQQIIAVAEQIRRGTPPATCVALADAVRLAPAPARPAPPQPSGHVRMSAQDRETLIDTLLSSPVCRDLPSYRAWIKAIDRRAAVSSGLPSETETIRTRVVGLVSIALSRDAPDVLLALAEAFEDRAGRHEAQLVRALIGPAAANWNENKEPIRAVLPPRPADAPFFFTSYANREDDQDHVAEFHERLEQELRIKRGRNVTSTGFLDRRSLRLGLTWREPMVEAIRSTRLMVALITADYFESEWCRREWAVMTERARRAGRSPGDEPVAILPLFWVKPRGPLPKDLAAIQYSSPALFGGSKAPDNLIDLLREDKKKAAAFIRRLADTMIDAADRDLPALDSDAVRDIPLAFGEWDTGDTSLSGSKAGSSPGTGDAQPHPEPQPTPESEPDPAPPEQTEHTPALSLVPDPRVSPDRPEPPVRPTEPPPVTAPDPPAASDKTRLIEALTTGPLREPTRYTPWVEAVLRDVDRAHHPAVTQFVDPLRRRVHLLVNFAYDQTTPDLFRAMARALTLVDPGGATAPDETVTAVHRLVDRIVAAWPHHT, encoded by the coding sequence TTGACCGGGTCGAGACGTTCCGCCACCGATCCGCCGCCGATTTCGAACCTGCCGGTCCAGGCGACCCCGTTCGTCGGCCGTGACGAAGAGATCGCCGCCGTCCACGACCTGTTCGAGGACCATCGCGCGGTCCTCCTCCACGACCCGACCGACCGGCAGCACGGGTACGGCAAGTCGGAGGCGGCGATCACCTACTGCCACCGCTACCGCATGCGCTACCGCGTGGCCTGGTGGTTCAACTGCTCCCACGAGAGCGATCCTCACCGGCTGCGTCAGCTGATCGAGCGCGGGACGGACGAGTTGCACACCCGGTACCGCGAGGTCCTGCGCGTCACGGACATCCCCGAACGGCCCGACGACAAGTGGCTGCTCCTGTACGACAACGTGGCCGATCCCGACCGTATCCAGGACCATTTCCCGGCCGGCGACGCCCGGATCCTGGTCACCTCCCGCCCGCCGGGCGGGGGGTGGGACGAGGCCGCCCGGCTCCCCGTCGGCGACCTCGACCCCGCCGAAGTGGCCAGCCTCTTCCGTCAGTTGGCCGAGATCAGACAGCCCGTGGCCGAAGACCTCGCCCGCGCGTTCGCGGGGCATCCGCAGCAGATCATCGCGGTGGCCGAGCAGATCCGCCGCGGCACCCCGCCCGCCACGTGCGTCGCGCTCGCCGACGCCGTACGGCTCGCGCCCGCGCCCGCACGGCCCGCACCGCCGCAGCCGTCGGGCCATGTGCGGATGAGCGCCCAGGACCGGGAGACGCTCATCGACACCCTGCTGTCCTCGCCGGTCTGCCGGGACCTCCCCAGCTACCGTGCCTGGATCAAGGCCATCGACCGGCGGGCGGCGGTATCGTCCGGCCTGCCGTCGGAGACGGAGACCATCCGCACGCGCGTCGTCGGCCTGGTGTCCATCGCCCTCAGCCGGGACGCTCCCGATGTCCTGCTGGCCCTCGCCGAAGCGTTCGAGGACAGGGCCGGCCGGCACGAGGCGCAGCTCGTCCGGGCGCTGATCGGCCCGGCGGCGGCGAACTGGAACGAGAACAAGGAGCCGATACGCGCCGTGCTGCCCCCTCGCCCCGCCGATGCCCCGTTCTTCTTCACCAGCTACGCGAACCGGGAGGACGACCAGGACCATGTCGCCGAGTTCCACGAGCGGCTCGAACAGGAGCTGCGCATCAAGCGCGGCCGCAACGTGACGAGTACGGGCTTCCTGGACCGCCGCAGTCTCCGACTCGGCCTCACCTGGCGGGAACCGATGGTCGAGGCGATCCGCTCGACGCGGCTGATGGTCGCGCTCATCACCGCGGACTACTTCGAGAGCGAGTGGTGCCGGCGCGAGTGGGCCGTGATGACGGAGCGCGCCCGCCGGGCCGGGCGTTCGCCGGGCGACGAGCCGGTCGCCATCCTGCCGCTGTTCTGGGTCAAGCCCCGCGGTCCGCTTCCCAAGGATCTGGCCGCCATCCAGTACAGCTCGCCCGCGCTGTTCGGCGGGAGCAAAGCCCCGGACAACCTGATCGACCTGCTGCGCGAGGACAAGAAGAAGGCCGCGGCCTTCATCCGCAGGCTCGCCGACACCATGATCGACGCGGCGGACCGCGATCTTCCGGCGCTCGACTCGGACGCCGTACGGGACATTCCGCTCGCCTTCGGCGAGTGGGACACGGGAGACACGTCGCTGTCGGGCTCCAAGGCGGGCTCGAGCCCTGGTACGGGCGATGCGCAGCCGCATCCCGAGCCGCAGCCGACGCCTGAGTCCGAACCGGACCCGGCGCCCCCCGAGCAGACCGAGCACACCCCTGCGCTCTCCCTCGTGCCGGACCCTCGCGTCTCTCCCGACCGGCCCGAGCCCCCGGTACGACCCACCGAACCCCCGCCCGTGACCGCCCCCGATCCCCCGGCGGCGTCCGACAAGACCCGGCTGATCGAGGCCCTGACGACCGGCCCGCTGCGCGAGCCCACGCGGTACACGCCCTGGGTCGAGGCCGTGCTCCGGGACGTCGACCGGGCGCACCATCCCGCGGTCACGCAGTTCGTCGACCCGCTCAGAAGACGGGTGCACCTGCTCGTGAACTTCGCCTACGACCAGACCACCCCCGACCTGTTCCGCGCCATGGCCCGGGCGCTCACGCTGGTCGACCCCGGCGGCGCCACCGCTCCCGACGAGACCGTGACCGCGGTGCACAGACTGGTGGACCGTATCGTCGCGGCATGGCCCCATCACACGTGA